One genomic window of Psychrobacillus sp. INOP01 includes the following:
- a CDS encoding YjcG family protein: protein MKYGIVAFPSKKVQDFANSYRKRYDPHYALITPHMTIKGVFEADENEIKSIAEKVTEVVKNHKPFTLKTAKVSSFAPVTNAIYFNVEPTAELVKLREDLNAIQYNDEESYSFVPHITIAQKMSASEHDDILPQLKMIGAEFEEEIDRLHLLYQLEDGSWTVYDTFRLSGAE, encoded by the coding sequence ATGAAATACGGAATTGTTGCTTTTCCATCTAAAAAGGTACAGGACTTCGCCAACTCCTATAGAAAGCGTTATGACCCTCACTATGCTTTAATTACTCCACATATGACAATTAAAGGAGTATTTGAAGCAGATGAAAATGAGATTAAATCGATTGCTGAGAAGGTTACTGAAGTAGTAAAGAATCATAAGCCATTTACATTAAAAACAGCGAAGGTTAGTTCATTTGCCCCTGTTACTAATGCAATATATTTTAATGTGGAGCCCACAGCTGAGCTAGTTAAACTACGTGAAGATCTAAATGCGATTCAATATAATGATGAGGAAAGTTATTCTTTTGTTCCTCATATTACAATCGCTCAAAAGATGAGTGCAAGTGAACATGATGATATTCTTCCTCAATTAAAAATGATTGGTGCTGAATTTGAAGAAGAAATCGATCGACTTCATCTTTTATACCAACTAGAAGATGGATCATGGACTGTTTATGATACATTTAGATTGTCTGGAGCTGAGTAA
- a CDS encoding thermonuclease family protein, whose product MKKFFVCIGGLFFCLLYGCEENSTNSVIQTSGSTKQIPVKVVEVTDGDTIKVKYNGNIEKVRYLLIDTPEINHHTLGKQPFGEEAKQRNKELLNSGDVTIEFDVGNRLDDYGRMLAYIYVDGQSVQKTLLEEGMARVAYIFPPNIRYLDDFEEASEKAEKKNIGVWETEDYVTNRGFDDAVISDNSAKVEIQTSGKCIIKGNINRQGKKIYHIPSGKYYEQTNPEEWFCNEQEAIKAGFKKSGE is encoded by the coding sequence ATGAAAAAGTTTTTTGTATGTATAGGTGGTCTGTTTTTTTGCTTACTATATGGCTGTGAAGAAAATTCCACTAACAGTGTCATTCAAACAAGTGGTAGTACCAAACAAATTCCAGTAAAAGTAGTTGAGGTTACTGACGGTGATACTATTAAAGTTAAGTATAATGGAAACATAGAAAAAGTTCGATACTTGCTAATAGACACACCGGAAATAAACCATCACACATTAGGAAAGCAACCATTTGGGGAAGAAGCGAAACAACGGAACAAGGAATTATTAAATAGTGGGGATGTAACGATTGAGTTTGATGTAGGAAATCGCTTAGACGACTATGGCAGAATGCTTGCGTATATTTATGTGGATGGCCAGAGCGTTCAAAAGACGTTACTCGAAGAGGGGATGGCACGTGTTGCATATATTTTCCCTCCAAACATACGGTATTTAGACGATTTCGAGGAAGCTTCCGAAAAAGCTGAAAAGAAAAATATTGGCGTATGGGAGACAGAAGATTACGTCACTAATCGAGGATTCGATGATGCGGTCATCTCCGATAACAGCGCTAAGGTAGAAATACAAACATCCGGAAAATGTATCATCAAGGGCAATATTAATCGACAAGGCAAGAAAATTTACCATATCCCTAGTGGAAAATATTATGAACAAACAAATCCCGAAGAATGGTTCTGTAACGAGCAGGAAGCTATAAAAGCAGGATTTAAAAAATCTGGGGAGTAA
- a CDS encoding GNAT family N-acetyltransferase: protein MVYAKKVETEKEYQDAINIRRKVFVEEQDVPLHLELDEHDAEAVHFVAYDGETPFGAGRIRVIEPGIGKVERVCILPSYRGKKLGNLMMQCMEDYSLSTGITKLKLNAQSQAILFYEKRNYTISSPEFLEAGIPHRAMEKQI, encoded by the coding sequence TTGGTGTACGCAAAGAAAGTTGAAACTGAAAAAGAATATCAAGATGCAATTAATATTAGAAGAAAAGTTTTTGTAGAGGAACAGGATGTCCCGCTTCACCTTGAACTCGATGAGCATGATGCGGAAGCTGTGCATTTTGTAGCATACGATGGAGAAACACCTTTTGGTGCTGGCCGAATAAGAGTAATTGAACCAGGCATCGGAAAAGTAGAACGTGTCTGTATACTTCCAAGTTATCGTGGGAAGAAGTTAGGAAATCTCATGATGCAATGTATGGAGGACTACTCACTTTCTACCGGAATTACCAAGTTAAAACTAAATGCACAAAGTCAGGCTATTCTTTTTTATGAAAAAAGAAATTATACAATAAGCTCTCCTGAGTTTTTAGAGGCTGGAATTCCTCACCGAGCAATGGAGAAACAAATTTAA
- a CDS encoding phosphatidylglycerophosphatase A, producing MDRQTSRVHSREVEQATKDALKRRGVTIEEIAKIVFEMQFPYNKGLTIEHCIESVKSVLKKREMQHAILVGIELDELAEKKMLSAPLQQIVESDEGLFGVDETIALGAVFTYGSIAVTTFGHLDKNKIGLISKLDTKVGGAVHTFLDDLVASIASSAASRLAHRTRDLEEENETFADIPPEETVPEAKVKGART from the coding sequence ATGGATAGACAGACATCTAGAGTTCATTCACGTGAAGTGGAGCAGGCTACAAAGGATGCGTTAAAAAGACGCGGAGTTACTATTGAAGAAATTGCAAAAATCGTATTTGAAATGCAGTTTCCTTACAACAAAGGGCTTACTATAGAGCATTGTATAGAATCCGTAAAAAGCGTATTGAAAAAAAGAGAAATGCAACATGCGATATTAGTTGGTATCGAACTTGACGAGTTAGCAGAGAAAAAAATGTTATCTGCACCATTACAACAAATAGTTGAATCGGATGAAGGTTTGTTTGGGGTAGACGAAACGATTGCACTAGGAGCTGTATTTACTTATGGAAGTATTGCAGTAACTACCTTTGGGCATTTAGATAAAAATAAAATTGGACTTATTTCAAAATTAGATACAAAAGTCGGCGGAGCTGTTCATACGTTTCTAGATGATTTAGTAGCAAGTATTGCTTCAAGTGCAGCCTCGCGTTTAGCACATCGTACTAGAGATTTAGAAGAAGAAAATGAAACATTTGCAGATATTCCGCCAGAAGAAACAGTACCAGAAGCAAAAGTAAAAGGTGCTAGAACATAA
- a CDS encoding arsenic transporter — MSWQIGIAILVFLSTMLVIFVRPREVNEAWPATIGAVIILLAGIVSLEDVLDIIDKIGGASITIISTVVMAVILESFGFFNWVATRIVSLSKGSGYRLYWNIQLLCFGMTLLFNNDGSILITTPILILLLKNMRLKPHQQIPYLISGALIATASSAPIGVSNLVNLIALEIVDMSLWMHTLMMFVPATLGLLFMSYLMFIIVKEKLPVTLPTSLINIEESFFTKSFHPLKASISLETKQKRTKFMLKILFYVLVVRGMLFVASYVNIPIEIVAAISSVILLLWRGYHLKSNPIDILKKTPWHILIFAFSMYVIIYGLHNVGLTALLVQWCKPIVQQGLFQASFIMGGLVSILSNLFNNHPALMIGTITLTEMGLDPITLKTIYLANIIGSDMGSLLLPIGTLASLIWMDILRKNKINITWKDYLSITIKVIPITTIVTLTLLYFWVQIVFN; from the coding sequence ATGAGTTGGCAAATTGGAATCGCCATTTTGGTGTTCCTATCTACTATGTTAGTCATTTTTGTAAGACCTAGAGAAGTAAATGAAGCTTGGCCAGCAACAATTGGTGCTGTGATTATATTATTAGCAGGTATTGTGTCATTAGAGGATGTTTTAGATATTATCGATAAAATTGGAGGGGCTTCCATTACTATTATATCGACAGTTGTCATGGCTGTCATATTAGAAAGCTTCGGTTTTTTTAACTGGGTAGCTACTCGAATTGTAAGTTTATCAAAAGGTTCGGGATATCGATTGTATTGGAATATTCAGTTATTATGTTTTGGGATGACACTATTGTTTAATAATGACGGTAGTATATTAATAACAACTCCCATTTTAATATTATTACTGAAGAATATGCGACTAAAACCTCATCAACAGATCCCCTATTTAATCAGTGGAGCATTAATCGCTACTGCCTCCAGCGCACCTATAGGAGTAAGTAATCTAGTTAACTTAATAGCTTTAGAAATTGTAGATATGTCATTATGGATGCATACTTTAATGATGTTTGTCCCAGCAACTTTAGGGTTATTGTTTATGTCATATTTGATGTTCATCATTGTGAAGGAAAAACTGCCAGTAACTTTACCAACATCTCTCATCAATATTGAAGAATCCTTTTTCACTAAAAGCTTTCACCCACTGAAAGCAAGTATATCCTTAGAAACAAAACAAAAGCGGACTAAATTTATGTTGAAGATCCTATTCTATGTGTTAGTTGTACGAGGTATGCTATTTGTCGCTTCTTATGTAAATATTCCCATTGAAATAGTAGCAGCAATTAGTTCTGTCATTCTTTTGCTTTGGAGAGGATACCATTTAAAATCTAATCCTATAGATATTTTGAAAAAGACGCCATGGCATATTCTAATCTTTGCATTTTCTATGTACGTAATTATTTATGGCCTGCATAATGTTGGACTAACTGCATTATTAGTTCAGTGGTGTAAACCGATAGTTCAGCAGGGGCTATTTCAAGCAAGTTTCATCATGGGAGGATTAGTGTCCATACTCTCTAACCTTTTTAACAATCACCCTGCCTTAATGATTGGGACAATAACATTAACAGAAATGGGCTTAGACCCAATTACATTAAAAACTATCTATCTTGCAAATATAATTGGAAGCGACATGGGATCGCTGTTATTGCCAATTGGAACGCTCGCATCCCTTATTTGGATGGATATTTTAAGGAAAAATAAAATTAATATTACGTGGAAAGATTATTTAAGCATCACGATAAAAGTTATTCCGATAACAACGATTGTAACGCTAACACTTTTATATTTTTGGGTACAGATAGTTTTTAATTAA
- a CDS encoding DUF2642 domain-containing protein gives MNKIIQSLIKEFVQIEVSGKKKLKGTLIDLGTDLLVIFNGIDYMYIPINHIHSFCAIKNDEFDTSAPKESSILNNGGNNEGLSLLATLQHAKGKNSEIYLADDQPLHGSITQIMDDYFEFYSPVYKTMYISTKHLKWLIPYTSNEGPYGLNNNYSKPLANEILVNTFKTQIEKFRDKMVVFNIGGSKSHIGKIKNVEEQIVELEKARAAKDYLNIEHIKTIHQV, from the coding sequence TTGAATAAAATTATTCAAAGTCTAATCAAGGAATTTGTCCAAATTGAGGTTTCAGGAAAAAAGAAATTAAAGGGTACACTAATTGATTTGGGAACAGACTTACTCGTTATTTTTAACGGAATAGATTATATGTACATCCCTATCAATCATATCCATAGTTTCTGTGCTATCAAGAACGACGAATTTGATACATCTGCCCCAAAGGAGTCGTCTATTCTAAATAATGGTGGAAATAACGAGGGTTTATCCTTGCTAGCTACGCTACAGCATGCAAAAGGTAAAAATTCTGAAATTTATTTGGCAGATGATCAGCCTCTACATGGTTCTATTACTCAGATAATGGATGACTATTTTGAGTTTTATTCACCCGTTTATAAAACTATGTATATATCTACAAAACACTTAAAGTGGCTTATTCCTTATACTTCTAATGAAGGTCCTTACGGGTTAAATAACAACTACTCCAAACCTTTAGCTAATGAAATTCTTGTTAATACCTTTAAAACTCAAATAGAAAAGTTTAGAGATAAAATGGTTGTGTTCAATATTGGAGGAAGTAAGAGTCATATAGGAAAAATAAAAAATGTAGAAGAACAAATAGTTGAGTTGGAGAAAGCAAGAGCAGCTAAAGATTATCTAAATATCGAACATATAAAAACAATCCACCAAGTATAA
- a CDS encoding esterase family protein — MNKGTIEDITLFSEALQEEMQLLIYLPPNYSALYKYSVLIASDGKDYFQLGRISRVADDLYEEEAIENLIIVGVPYKSVKDRRDKYHPDGSQHAAYIRFLAQELVPYIDENYPTYQVGMGRSLIGDSLAATVSLMTALAYPNTFGRVIMHSPLVNEDVLEKVKNHEDVHAFSLYHVIGTEETAVKTGDGLLTDFITPNRELHNLIKNKGFLTFYDELEGNHTWKLWQPDIKRSLLQNFSL, encoded by the coding sequence ATGAACAAAGGTACTATAGAGGATATAACGCTTTTTAGCGAGGCTTTACAGGAAGAAATGCAACTACTAATTTACTTGCCACCAAATTATTCTGCACTATATAAATATTCTGTTCTAATCGCATCCGATGGTAAAGACTATTTTCAACTAGGTAGAATCTCTCGGGTGGCTGACGATTTATATGAAGAAGAAGCGATTGAAAACTTAATCATCGTTGGAGTACCTTATAAAAGCGTAAAAGATCGAAGAGATAAATACCATCCAGATGGTTCTCAGCATGCTGCATATATACGATTTTTAGCTCAAGAATTAGTTCCTTATATAGATGAAAACTATCCAACTTATCAGGTTGGTATGGGTAGATCACTAATAGGTGATTCGTTGGCAGCGACTGTTTCACTTATGACAGCTTTAGCTTATCCAAATACATTTGGAAGAGTAATTATGCACTCCCCACTCGTAAATGAAGACGTTCTAGAAAAAGTAAAAAACCACGAAGACGTTCATGCATTTTCTCTTTACCATGTGATTGGAACCGAAGAAACTGCAGTTAAAACAGGTGATGGTTTATTAACGGATTTTATCACTCCAAACAGAGAGTTACACAATTTAATAAAAAATAAAGGGTTTTTGACCTTTTATGACGAATTAGAAGGAAATCATACTTGGAAGCTTTGGCAACCAGATATAAAAAGATCACTGTTGCAAAATTTTAGCCTATAG
- a CDS encoding DNA-3-methyladenine glycosylase — MMTQTVELAFTYRMEDVLRRLALDPLNSVDLSNQTVKIPLDETIITVQSIGTLHEPKFILTGLETEEQYERVLSIFHFNRSLLPIHEHFLETNLHSLFLKFEGTPIITDFSLYGNIMKSIIHQQLNLTFARTLTERFVHTFSKSKEGVWLYPAPEIIANLDVGTLRQMQFSTRKAEYMIGISKAIVEGALNLEALVTESDDFILSELIKYRGIGPWTAESFLLFGLGRENLFPLADIGLQNSLKQQWHLDRKPMKSEITPHLASWAPYNSYAALYLWRNIE, encoded by the coding sequence ATCATGACACAAACCGTGGAATTAGCATTTACCTATCGTATGGAGGATGTATTAAGAAGACTAGCTTTAGATCCGCTAAATTCTGTAGATCTCTCCAATCAAACAGTCAAAATCCCGTTAGATGAAACAATTATAACGGTTCAAAGTATCGGAACATTGCATGAACCAAAATTTATACTAACCGGGTTAGAAACAGAAGAACAATATGAACGTGTCTTGTCCATATTTCATTTCAATAGAAGTCTGTTGCCTATTCACGAGCACTTTTTAGAAACTAATTTACATTCATTGTTTTTAAAATTTGAGGGCACCCCAATTATTACTGACTTTTCGTTGTATGGGAATATTATGAAAAGTATCATTCATCAGCAACTAAATCTTACTTTTGCAAGAACATTAACAGAACGATTTGTTCATACTTTTAGTAAAAGCAAAGAAGGTGTCTGGTTGTATCCAGCTCCTGAGATTATTGCCAATCTTGATGTTGGAACGCTACGTCAAATGCAGTTTAGTACAAGAAAGGCAGAGTATATGATAGGGATTTCTAAAGCCATTGTAGAAGGGGCTTTGAACTTAGAAGCACTTGTAACTGAATCGGATGATTTCATACTTTCTGAACTGATAAAGTATAGAGGAATTGGTCCATGGACAGCGGAAAGCTTCTTGTTATTTGGCTTAGGAAGAGAGAACCTGTTTCCTTTGGCAGATATAGGTCTTCAAAATTCGCTCAAGCAACAATGGCATCTAGATAGAAAGCCTATGAAAAGTGAAATTACCCCTCACTTAGCCTCCTGGGCACCCTATAATAGTTACGCTGCCTTATACCTTTGGAGAAATATAGAATGA